Proteins encoded by one window of Salmonirosea aquatica:
- the gyrA gene encoding DNA gyrase subunit A: MAETTSGNIIPINIEDEMRGAYIDYSMSVIISRALPDVRDGLKPVHRRVLFGMSDLGVNYNKSYKKSARIVGEVLGKYHPHGDSSVYDTMVRMAQPWSLRYMLVDGQGNFGSVDGDSPAAMRYTEARLKRIADELLNDINKETVDFQPNFDDSLQEPSVLPAKFPNLLVNGSSGIAVGMATNMAPHNLREVIDGVVAYIDNNEITIAELMEFVKAPDFPTGGTIYGYQGVRSAFETGRGRIIIRANTHMEVSKTGREQIIVTEIPYMTNKASMIERIAGLINDKKLDGISDIRDESDRDGMRIVFDLKKDAIPNIVLNHLYKYTPLQTSFGVNNVALVKGRPMILNLKDLIRHYVDHRVVVVTRRTEYELREAEKRAHILQGLLIALDNLDAVINLIRSAKDPDTAKAGLIEQFALSEIQAKAILELRLQRLTGLERDKIIKEYEEIMALITDLRDILGSDIRKFEIIKTELSEIRERYGDDRRTKIEYAAEEFSDEDMIADEEMLITISHQGYIKRTPLQEYRIQTRGGVGARGVKTKDDDFTEHLFSATMLNYLMIFTEFGKLFWLKVYEVPEGAKTSKGRPIQNLISIESGDSIRAVINVKTLSDEDYINNNYIIMCTRQGTIKKTLLEAYSRPRQNGIIAISVNEGDRLLDVALTNGDNDIVIAQSAGRAVRFNEKGVRPMGRTASGVRGINLSDDPKNEVVGMVCINREDAQLLVVSENGYGKRSPIEDYRVTNRGGKGVSTMNATEKVGKLVAIREVTEQDDLMIITRNGIAIRMSVTDIRQAGRNTQGVKLIRLNNTDEISSVTRILKDDEEENEETLNGSPTELTGENPVSPDASDTEELQ; this comes from the coding sequence ATGGCAGAAACAACAAGTGGAAACATCATCCCCATTAACATTGAGGATGAAATGCGGGGTGCCTACATCGATTATTCGATGTCGGTTATTATTTCCCGTGCCCTACCCGACGTGCGCGATGGGTTAAAGCCCGTACACCGCCGCGTACTTTTTGGCATGTCGGATCTCGGTGTGAATTATAACAAGTCGTACAAAAAATCGGCCCGTATTGTCGGCGAAGTGCTGGGCAAGTACCACCCGCATGGTGACTCTTCCGTATATGACACCATGGTGCGGATGGCCCAACCTTGGTCGCTACGTTATATGCTGGTCGATGGGCAGGGTAACTTTGGCTCGGTGGACGGAGACTCTCCGGCTGCCATGCGGTACACCGAAGCTCGTCTCAAGCGCATTGCGGATGAGTTGCTGAACGATATAAATAAAGAAACGGTTGATTTTCAACCCAATTTCGATGACTCCCTGCAGGAACCATCGGTATTGCCCGCCAAGTTTCCCAATCTGTTGGTCAATGGTTCGTCGGGGATTGCCGTTGGTATGGCGACCAATATGGCTCCGCACAATCTGCGTGAGGTGATCGATGGAGTGGTAGCCTACATCGACAACAACGAAATCACGATCGCGGAATTGATGGAATTTGTGAAGGCGCCTGATTTCCCTACGGGTGGAACCATTTACGGTTACCAGGGAGTTCGCTCAGCCTTCGAAACGGGTCGGGGCCGGATCATCATCCGCGCCAACACGCACATGGAGGTGTCCAAGACGGGACGGGAGCAGATCATCGTGACCGAAATTCCCTACATGACCAACAAGGCCTCGATGATCGAACGCATTGCCGGACTTATCAACGATAAAAAACTGGACGGGATTTCGGACATCCGGGATGAATCGGACCGGGATGGCATGCGGATTGTATTCGATCTTAAGAAGGATGCTATCCCCAATATCGTTCTGAACCACCTGTATAAATACACCCCGCTGCAAACCTCATTTGGGGTCAACAACGTGGCCCTGGTGAAAGGACGACCCATGATCCTGAATCTCAAAGATCTGATCAGGCACTACGTGGATCACCGGGTAGTCGTGGTAACACGCCGGACTGAATACGAATTACGTGAGGCCGAGAAGCGCGCACATATTTTACAAGGTTTGCTGATTGCGCTTGATAATCTGGATGCTGTAATCAATCTGATTCGCAGTGCCAAAGATCCTGACACCGCTAAGGCGGGTTTGATCGAACAGTTTGCACTTTCTGAAATTCAGGCCAAAGCGATTCTGGAATTGCGTTTGCAGCGCCTTACCGGTCTTGAGCGCGATAAAATTATCAAAGAGTACGAGGAGATAATGGCCCTGATTACTGATTTGCGGGATATTCTGGGTAGTGATATCCGCAAATTTGAAATCATTAAAACGGAGTTGAGTGAAATCCGGGAGCGCTATGGTGATGACCGGCGCACCAAGATTGAATACGCCGCCGAAGAGTTCAGTGATGAGGACATGATCGCTGATGAGGAAATGCTCATCACCATTTCACATCAGGGGTATATCAAGCGCACCCCGTTGCAGGAGTACCGGATCCAGACCCGGGGTGGGGTAGGGGCACGGGGTGTGAAGACCAAAGATGACGACTTCACTGAACACCTGTTCTCAGCCACGATGCTTAATTATCTTATGATTTTTACTGAGTTTGGCAAGCTTTTTTGGTTGAAAGTTTATGAGGTACCTGAAGGAGCAAAAACTTCCAAGGGACGCCCCATCCAGAACCTGATCAGTATCGAGTCAGGGGATTCGATCCGGGCAGTGATCAACGTCAAGACCCTGAGCGACGAGGATTATATCAATAATAATTATATTATCATGTGTACTCGTCAGGGTACCATCAAGAAAACACTCCTCGAAGCGTATTCGCGTCCCCGGCAAAACGGGATTATTGCGATATCGGTCAACGAGGGAGATCGGTTGTTGGACGTGGCTTTGACAAATGGCGATAATGACATCGTGATCGCGCAAAGTGCGGGCCGTGCCGTCCGATTCAATGAAAAGGGTGTACGACCCATGGGAAGGACGGCCTCCGGTGTGCGCGGGATCAACCTGAGCGATGATCCCAAAAACGAGGTAGTGGGTATGGTCTGTATCAATCGTGAAGATGCGCAATTGCTGGTTGTTTCTGAAAATGGTTACGGCAAACGTTCGCCCATTGAAGACTATCGCGTCACAAATCGAGGAGGAAAAGGGGTTTCCACTATGAACGCTACCGAAAAGGTAGGGAAACTGGTGGCCATCCGTGAAGTGACCGAGCAGGACGATCTGATGATTATTACACGCAATGGAATAGCCATTCGCATGAGTGTGACCGACATCCGGCAGGCAGGACGCAACACCCAGGGCGTAAAACTCATTCGGTTGAATAACACAGACGAAATATCGTCCGTAACCCGTATTCTGAAAGATGATGAAGAAGAAAACGAGGAGACTCTGAACGGAAGTCCAACCGAATTAACAGGAGAAAATCCTGTGTCACCTGATGCATCAGATACTGAGGAGTTGCAATAA
- a CDS encoding RidA family protein has product MASPEQNFSRLNLELPPAPKPLGVYKPLLIVDSRWVYVSGHGTVQSDGTLIKGRIGDALDIEQGKAAARQVGLAILATLRENLGSLDRIKRVIKVLGMVNCTPDFERHPYIINGCSELFASVWGTEEGIGVRSAVGMGSLPDNIPVEIEAMFELH; this is encoded by the coding sequence ATGGCTTCTCCCGAGCAAAATTTCTCCAGGCTGAATCTTGAACTTCCTCCCGCTCCCAAACCACTGGGCGTATATAAACCCTTACTCATCGTCGATAGCCGTTGGGTATATGTTTCGGGGCACGGTACTGTCCAATCCGATGGTACCTTGATAAAAGGCCGGATTGGCGATGCATTGGATATAGAACAGGGGAAAGCGGCGGCCCGACAGGTAGGTCTGGCGATACTGGCCACCCTCCGGGAAAACCTAGGCAGTCTGGATCGGATCAAGCGGGTTATAAAAGTACTGGGTATGGTCAACTGTACTCCGGACTTTGAAAGGCACCCTTACATCATCAATGGCTGCAGCGAATTGTTTGCTTCCGTTTGGGGTACCGAGGAAGGCATTGGGGTACGTTCAGCAGTGGGAATGGGTTCTTTGCCCGACAATATACCCGTAGAAATAGAAGCGATGTTTGAATTACATTGA
- a CDS encoding gliding motility-associated C-terminal domain-containing protein: MGPTLASGYSFEWRKSEMDQIVGSEPVLTVTEQGTYELLVRDEKNGCTASDSAVVSVERISVNLPPRLSLQKGNSIVINSEVESTAFPVTYQWSPPEGLSSDTDSLPSASPQNSMTYVLQVTSPIGCLASDSVQLEVFDRLYIPDAFSPNGDGVNDVLDIYNGSNQIQDIRIINRWGEVVFQSPNYDNPWDGTYKQTKVPQGTYIYLIVTPFYNYKGTILILY, translated from the coding sequence GTGGGCCCTACCCTGGCCAGTGGATATAGTTTTGAATGGCGTAAGAGCGAGATGGACCAAATAGTAGGTTCAGAGCCCGTGCTCACCGTTACCGAACAAGGTACATATGAATTATTAGTACGGGATGAAAAAAATGGTTGTACCGCCTCGGATAGCGCTGTGGTGTCGGTGGAAAGGATCAGCGTAAATTTGCCTCCCCGACTGAGTCTGCAAAAGGGGAATTCCATAGTCATAAACTCCGAAGTTGAATCCACGGCATTTCCCGTTACTTACCAATGGTCTCCACCCGAAGGTCTCAGTAGTGATACTGACTCACTGCCCAGCGCTTCCCCGCAAAACTCGATGACCTATGTCCTGCAAGTAACTTCGCCAATTGGATGTTTGGCATCAGATAGTGTACAGCTGGAAGTTTTTGACCGACTGTACATTCCTGATGCATTTAGTCCAAACGGCGACGGAGTTAATGACGTACTGGACATATACAACGGTTCCAATCAGATCCAGGATATCCGAATAATTAACCGCTGGGGCGAGGTTGTCTTTCAGTCTCCGAACTACGATAATCCCTGGGATGGTACCTATAAACAAACCAAAGTACCCCAAGGGACGTATATTTACCTGATAGTGACCCCCTTTTACAATTATAAGGGTACTATTCTTATTCTGTACTAA
- a CDS encoding dipeptidase: MFLFDAHLDLAMNALEWNRDLTRPLAEIRAREAHLTDKPDRGRGVVSFPEMRRGTIGLCVATQIARYVKSDSTLPGWHSPAQAWAQTQGQLAWYQAMEWAGEMVQIRNAKDLRQHLTLWQSAEKTDDLPIGYILSLEGADSLLSLDHLHEAYERGLRAVGPAHYGPGVYAYGTDADQPLSPLGQSLLREMEKLSIILDATHLCDSAFWDAVPDYNGPVWASHNLVRALTPHNRQFSDEQLKLLIDKGSVIGMAFDAWMMIPGWQRGISTPASTGLRIEHVVAHIDHICQLAGNTHHVGIGSDLDGAFGKEQAPGDMESIADLQVLTDLLAAKGYDHADVENIFWKNWVSFLEKSWD, translated from the coding sequence ATGTTTCTCTTCGACGCCCATCTGGACCTTGCCATGAATGCCCTGGAATGGAACCGTGATCTTACCCGTCCTCTGGCAGAAATCCGGGCCAGGGAAGCCCACTTGACGGACAAACCTGACCGGGGCCGAGGGGTAGTTTCATTTCCCGAAATGCGCCGGGGTACCATTGGCCTCTGCGTGGCCACGCAGATCGCCCGGTATGTCAAATCCGACAGTACCTTACCCGGCTGGCATTCACCGGCCCAGGCCTGGGCGCAAACTCAGGGACAACTGGCCTGGTATCAAGCAATGGAATGGGCGGGAGAAATGGTACAGATTCGGAATGCAAAGGATTTAAGGCAACATCTGACGTTATGGCAATCAGCAGAAAAAACCGACGACCTACCCATTGGCTACATTCTCAGTCTCGAAGGGGCGGACTCCCTACTTTCACTCGACCATTTGCATGAGGCCTACGAGCGGGGTTTGCGCGCGGTAGGTCCGGCCCATTATGGTCCCGGCGTGTACGCATACGGTACGGACGCGGATCAGCCCCTTAGCCCACTGGGGCAGTCGCTGTTGCGGGAAATGGAAAAACTTTCCATAATCCTCGATGCTACCCACCTGTGCGACAGCGCCTTTTGGGATGCTGTACCTGACTACAATGGCCCCGTCTGGGCCAGCCACAATCTGGTGCGGGCCCTTACACCGCACAATCGTCAATTTTCAGATGAGCAACTCAAGCTACTAATTGATAAAGGGTCTGTAATCGGGATGGCTTTCGATGCCTGGATGATGATTCCGGGCTGGCAACGCGGAATATCGACTCCTGCATCCACAGGTCTTCGTATCGAGCATGTCGTGGCGCACATCGACCACATCTGTCAGTTGGCGGGCAATACCCACCACGTAGGAATAGGCTCCGATCTGGATGGCGCCTTTGGAAAAGAACAAGCTCCCGGCGATATGGAATCGATTGCCGATTTGCAGGTTCTGACCGATCTGCTGGCCGCGAAAGGCTATGACCATGCAGATGTTGAAAATATATTCTGGAAAAATTGGGTATCTTTTTTGGAGAAGTCGTGGGACTAA
- a CDS encoding tetratricopeptide repeat protein — translation MKRIFFVSTLSLFSLLTFAQSAVDQAMLDQAKKDKEKSDKSIQDEKASAKAATWMERAQLYQNIALQYSQLDSNAAMTAYDAYKKVVELDKTKKGEPGRSAKEAQGVLEGAEGTNLYTAFVKQGAEKYQAQNMTEALKMFQMAQQINAKDTTAALYGGISAQQADKKDVAVEEFEKYISNGGTDPSVYYGLAQLYRADNKFDKAISTLERGLAKSPDNKDLKSEIVNIHLASGNEDMAINQLKELTAKDPSNVTNMVNLAILYDNSAIKQSTKIRELQEKMGASSNTMDAKKKQLEEEKGKIEVYQNEVKRITGLMKKQPKNADLKRQLDEVNQSLETTKSNVTKYEGEVSAMAAKASSGDQAAMQKEMADLKTQYSQYRDLSIDTYKKALAAEPENYDALFNLGVFYFNDAVELKREVDNMNMSEYQQRGKEVEGRVCGKFQKAKPYFEKALKVRPDEEEAKSTLENVNNILTQFTEKKVECVAE, via the coding sequence ATGAAAAGAATATTTTTTGTTTCTACATTAAGCCTGTTCAGCTTACTGACTTTTGCTCAGTCAGCTGTGGATCAGGCTATGCTGGATCAGGCCAAAAAAGATAAAGAGAAAAGCGATAAAAGTATCCAGGATGAAAAAGCCAGTGCCAAAGCGGCCACTTGGATGGAGCGCGCTCAGCTTTATCAGAACATTGCCCTGCAGTATTCACAGTTGGACTCCAACGCTGCAATGACTGCATACGATGCTTATAAAAAAGTAGTTGAATTAGATAAGACCAAAAAAGGCGAGCCGGGCCGTTCGGCTAAAGAAGCCCAAGGGGTTCTGGAGGGAGCGGAAGGAACTAACTTGTACACTGCCTTTGTAAAGCAGGGAGCTGAAAAGTATCAGGCTCAAAACATGACCGAGGCTCTGAAAATGTTTCAGATGGCGCAGCAGATCAATGCGAAGGATACGACAGCAGCACTATATGGTGGCATATCGGCTCAGCAAGCAGATAAGAAAGATGTAGCTGTTGAAGAATTTGAAAAATACATTAGCAATGGCGGCACCGATCCCAGTGTGTACTACGGGCTTGCCCAGCTGTACCGAGCTGACAATAAATTTGACAAGGCGATCAGCACCTTGGAAAGAGGTCTGGCAAAAAGTCCAGATAACAAGGACCTAAAATCAGAGATTGTAAACATCCACCTGGCTTCGGGGAATGAAGATATGGCGATTAATCAATTAAAGGAATTGACCGCCAAGGATCCTTCTAACGTCACCAATATGGTGAACCTTGCCATTCTGTATGACAATAGCGCCATCAAGCAAAGCACTAAAATTCGTGAATTGCAGGAAAAAATGGGAGCCTCTAGTAACACCATGGACGCTAAGAAAAAGCAGCTCGAAGAGGAGAAAGGAAAAATAGAAGTTTATCAAAACGAAGTAAAACGCATCACCGGCTTGATGAAGAAACAGCCTAAGAATGCCGATTTGAAGCGTCAACTGGATGAGGTCAATCAATCATTGGAAACTACAAAATCCAATGTTACTAAGTACGAAGGTGAAGTTTCGGCCATGGCTGCAAAAGCAAGTAGTGGCGATCAGGCAGCGATGCAAAAGGAAATGGCAGACCTGAAAACACAGTACAGTCAGTATCGTGATTTGTCCATTGATACCTACAAAAAGGCTTTGGCGGCAGAACCTGAGAATTACGATGCATTATTCAATTTGGGTGTTTTCTACTTTAATGATGCCGTAGAACTTAAGCGTGAGGTAGATAATATGAACATGTCCGAGTACCAGCAGCGTGGCAAAGAAGTTGAAGGCCGGGTTTGCGGGAAATTTCAGAAAGCCAAGCCATACTTTGAAAAAGCTTTGAAAGTACGACCTGATGAAGAAGAAGCGAAAAGTACTTTGGAGAATGTGAACAACATCCTTACTCAATTTACAGAGAAGAAGGTTGAGTGTGTAGCAGAATAA
- a CDS encoding D-TA family PLP-dependent enzyme, translating into MQTDTWYEVHNPNQIFSPSLLVYKERIEFNIALMIQIAGSADRLVPHVKTHKMAEVTQLQLEAGITKFKCATIAEAEMLAQTGAKWILIAYQLVGPNIERLFALQNKYPEVYFASLVDSHASAQQLSKSSAGRVSNVFIDVNNGMDRSGFPIHHGLLELYQEIAQMDHLQLQGLHVYDGHIREAVFAERKAHSDAAFKPIQQIQTSLKQAGYPAPMIIAGGSPTFTVHAQRTAVYCSPGTCLLWDWGYGERFLDQPFQHAAVIATRVISKPAENIITIDLGHKAVAAENPIDRRFKFLNLDRYEVLSQSEEHGVVRVAHWDRIQLGDLLYALPYHICPTVALHEYAAVVENHTVLDKWPILARRRIISV; encoded by the coding sequence ATGCAGACTGACACCTGGTACGAAGTCCATAATCCCAATCAGATATTTTCCCCTTCTCTATTGGTTTACAAGGAAAGAATTGAGTTCAATATTGCCTTGATGATCCAAATCGCCGGCAGCGCTGATCGGTTGGTTCCGCACGTCAAAACCCACAAGATGGCGGAAGTGACCCAATTACAATTGGAGGCCGGCATTACGAAATTCAAGTGCGCTACCATAGCCGAAGCCGAAATGCTGGCGCAAACCGGGGCAAAATGGATATTGATCGCCTACCAACTGGTCGGCCCCAACATAGAGCGACTATTTGCCTTACAGAATAAATATCCTGAGGTATATTTTGCCTCGCTGGTAGATTCGCACGCATCGGCGCAGCAGCTGAGTAAAAGCAGTGCAGGTAGGGTAAGCAATGTGTTTATTGACGTTAACAACGGTATGGATCGTTCAGGTTTTCCGATCCACCACGGACTATTGGAGCTTTACCAGGAAATTGCGCAAATGGACCATTTGCAACTGCAGGGACTTCATGTCTACGACGGCCATATTCGGGAGGCTGTTTTTGCGGAACGGAAAGCCCACAGTGACGCCGCTTTTAAACCCATTCAGCAAATTCAGACGTCATTAAAACAGGCAGGGTACCCTGCCCCAATGATCATTGCCGGAGGCTCTCCTACTTTCACCGTCCATGCCCAACGGACGGCTGTGTATTGTAGTCCGGGTACCTGCCTGCTGTGGGACTGGGGGTATGGCGAGCGTTTCCTGGACCAGCCCTTTCAACATGCCGCAGTTATAGCTACCCGGGTAATTTCTAAACCAGCCGAAAATATTATTACCATCGACCTGGGCCACAAAGCGGTAGCAGCCGAAAATCCGATTGATCGTCGTTTCAAGTTTTTGAATTTAGATCGATACGAAGTTCTCAGCCAAAGTGAGGAGCATGGAGTGGTTCGGGTAGCCCACTGGGACCGTATCCAATTGGGTGATTTGCTCTATGCCCTCCCCTATCATATCTGTCCTACAGTAGCCCTACATGAATATGCCGCAGTGGTCGAAAATCATACAGTGTTAGACAAATGGCCAATTTTGGCCCGTCGACGGATTATTTCGGTTTAA
- a CDS encoding helix-turn-helix transcriptional regulator: MELNDKIKQILVDKSISPSHFADEIGVQRSSISHILAGRNRPSLDIVQKIIRRYPDLGMEWILEDEEYLDLPITSTPYGSRAKAENSPSIPSKRNGLDLPIQKSPSIDPVQTNPEPLKDLPFEAKTVERILIFYSDGTFKQYVPE; encoded by the coding sequence ATGGAACTGAATGACAAAATTAAACAGATACTTGTCGATAAAAGTATATCGCCCTCTCACTTCGCAGATGAAATCGGAGTACAGCGGTCAAGTATTTCACACATTTTAGCGGGAAGAAATAGACCAAGTCTTGACATCGTGCAGAAAATTATCCGTAGGTACCCAGATTTGGGAATGGAGTGGATACTGGAAGATGAGGAGTATTTAGATTTACCAATTACTTCAACTCCCTACGGTTCAAGAGCCAAAGCTGAGAACTCACCGTCGATTCCTTCTAAACGTAACGGCTTAGATTTGCCTATACAAAAAAGCCCGTCCATAGATCCGGTACAAACCAATCCTGAGCCTCTAAAAGATCTACCGTTTGAAGCAAAAACTGTGGAACGAATTCTTATCTTTTACTCTGACGGGACATTTAAACAATATGTTCCTGAATAA
- a CDS encoding gluconate:H+ symporter, translated as MPLIFTFAAILCLVLLIAWLKLDTFISFLLVSIGLGLISGMEVGQIGAAVQKGIGGTLGELVLIVGFGAMLGKLVADSGAAQRITDALIGLFGKSNIQWGLALAGFVIGIPLFYNAGFVIVVPLIFMIASSAGLPLLYVGIPMLSALSVAHGYLPPHPSPSAIATQLNADLGKTLLYGLIVSIPAIAVAGPLFGRTLKRFNPRPDPLLFDVKARPVHELPGLGISAVAALLPVFLLTALSGINKIIPGYKLIEILADPSFSMLVSVLFAAYALGLRRGLSMREVSKSMEEAFKGVAMILLIIAGAGVFKQIMTESGVSQYIAEGLKGVQVSPIILSWGIAAVIRVCVGSATVAGLTTVGILAPLLMQNAVAPELIVLAIGAGSLMFSHLNDGGFWLFKEYFNLSIRDTLLTWSIMESIVSIVGLLGVLALSMFV; from the coding sequence ATGCCCCTTATCTTCACGTTTGCTGCCATTTTGTGCCTGGTGCTGCTTATTGCCTGGCTGAAACTCGACACCTTCATTTCCTTTCTGCTGGTCTCCATCGGATTGGGACTGATTAGCGGCATGGAGGTAGGCCAAATCGGAGCAGCTGTCCAGAAAGGCATCGGGGGTACCTTGGGTGAATTGGTACTCATTGTGGGTTTTGGAGCCATGCTCGGTAAGCTGGTCGCCGACAGCGGAGCCGCCCAGCGAATTACCGATGCGCTCATTGGTCTGTTTGGCAAATCGAATATTCAGTGGGGTCTGGCCCTGGCGGGATTTGTGATAGGCATTCCACTTTTTTATAATGCGGGTTTTGTAATTGTGGTACCCCTGATTTTCATGATCGCTTCTTCGGCGGGACTGCCACTGCTGTATGTGGGTATTCCCATGTTATCGGCCCTGTCGGTGGCTCACGGGTACCTTCCCCCCCACCCTTCGCCCTCGGCCATAGCTACCCAACTCAACGCCGATCTGGGAAAGACCCTCCTCTATGGGTTGATAGTTTCCATTCCTGCCATCGCGGTGGCTGGCCCTTTGTTTGGCCGTACATTAAAGCGATTCAATCCAAGACCCGACCCCTTGCTGTTCGATGTAAAAGCACGTCCGGTTCACGAATTGCCGGGCCTGGGCATTAGCGCGGTAGCGGCTCTCCTACCCGTTTTTCTATTGACGGCCCTTTCGGGTATCAATAAAATAATTCCCGGATATAAGCTTATTGAAATTCTGGCCGATCCCAGTTTCAGTATGCTGGTATCAGTATTATTTGCCGCGTATGCCCTGGGCCTGCGACGGGGGCTTTCCATGCGGGAGGTATCCAAATCCATGGAGGAGGCCTTCAAAGGAGTAGCGATGATCCTGCTGATCATTGCCGGAGCGGGAGTATTCAAGCAAATTATGACTGAAAGTGGGGTAAGCCAGTACATTGCCGAAGGCTTGAAGGGCGTACAGGTGTCGCCGATTATTCTGAGTTGGGGAATCGCCGCTGTCATTCGCGTGTGTGTCGGGTCTGCTACCGTCGCTGGGCTTACCACCGTGGGGATTCTGGCCCCGTTGCTAATGCAGAATGCCGTAGCTCCCGAACTTATCGTGCTGGCCATCGGAGCGGGCAGTTTGATGTTCTCGCATCTGAATGATGGCGGATTTTGGCTATTCAAAGAATATTTCAATCTTAGTATCCGCGACACTCTGCTCACCTGGTCCATCATGGAAAGCATTGTTTCGATAGTGGGCTTACTGGGGGTACTTGCCCTCAGTATGTTTGTATAG
- a CDS encoding T9SS type B sorting domain-containing protein, whose translation MPTIELCIQPILLQIQEPGNWAYQWQIDGQDIPGANASALQVNQEGRYSVQRSSKSTNQDQCSMPVSSEPVEVVPEPLPSALIDKKKDILCEGGTLALQAETKSSYVYEWRIGMNQLAETGPSITVQKGGTYSLLVRNEQNGCTATDSIEVKVESIRVKLPAEVEILRGQNVELTPKVESTSSAIQYKWSPPEGLNSTTESKPLASPEKTTDYILQVETPGGCQATAPIKVVVNECQEIPIPIPTVLYKNKPVKEIELCSGGDIKLETDSEGDWNYQWQINGQNITDATGSSYVASKVGSYTVVRSSKNETPAICIKPAISIGVEVVAGIPPIANIEATSIVFCAGKPLQLSADSATSSRYTWSLDGKMLSQTSDKVNVDSPGTYTLVVLDGRNGCTSTDSILIRQEEISVSLADEVWVKRGESVMLNPQVNTSDFPVSYLWSPPLGLSNPLDSLPVALPDQSTEYVVRVSTPGGCEAKDSIMVSIIDRIFLPDAFSPNGDGINDVFIIPNGQVLIENIKIYNRWGQVIFSEAGYTTPWDGYFKNKVVENGMYNYIIKTSDNIYKGAVRVMY comes from the coding sequence ATGCCGACCATTGAACTTTGCATCCAACCCATACTGCTTCAAATACAGGAACCGGGGAACTGGGCCTACCAGTGGCAAATTGACGGACAAGACATACCTGGAGCTAACGCTTCTGCACTTCAAGTAAATCAAGAGGGTCGTTACTCAGTACAAAGAAGTTCTAAAAGTACGAATCAGGATCAATGTTCGATGCCGGTTTCATCTGAGCCAGTGGAAGTAGTACCCGAACCACTTCCTTCCGCCCTGATTGATAAAAAAAAGGATATACTTTGTGAGGGAGGTACCCTTGCTTTGCAGGCAGAAACAAAAAGTTCATATGTATATGAATGGAGAATAGGCATGAATCAGCTGGCAGAAACTGGACCTAGCATAACTGTTCAGAAAGGGGGCACATACTCACTTCTAGTCAGAAATGAACAAAATGGTTGTACTGCTACTGATAGTATCGAAGTGAAAGTTGAATCAATACGGGTGAAACTACCTGCTGAGGTAGAAATATTGAGGGGACAAAATGTAGAGCTTACTCCAAAAGTAGAATCTACTTCATCAGCCATCCAGTACAAATGGTCACCTCCTGAAGGGCTTAACAGTACTACCGAAAGTAAGCCCTTAGCATCGCCCGAAAAAACAACCGATTATATTCTACAGGTCGAAACGCCTGGTGGTTGCCAGGCAACGGCTCCTATCAAAGTGGTCGTTAACGAGTGCCAAGAGATCCCCATTCCTATACCTACGGTATTATATAAGAACAAACCCGTTAAGGAAATCGAACTTTGCTCAGGAGGAGATATAAAGCTGGAGACGGATAGTGAAGGTGATTGGAATTACCAATGGCAAATCAATGGACAAAATATTACCGATGCTACTGGTTCCAGCTATGTTGCCAGCAAAGTGGGTAGCTATACTGTAGTTCGGAGTTCAAAAAATGAAACTCCGGCAATCTGTATAAAGCCCGCAATATCTATAGGGGTTGAGGTAGTGGCTGGTATACCTCCGATTGCAAATATCGAGGCTACTAGTATTGTATTTTGCGCAGGAAAACCATTACAATTGAGCGCTGACAGCGCTACTTCATCTCGGTATACATGGAGTTTGGACGGAAAAATGCTTAGTCAGACTAGTGATAAGGTGAATGTTGACTCGCCAGGGACCTATACATTGGTGGTCCTTGACGGAAGGAATGGCTGTACTTCCACGGATAGTATTCTGATTAGGCAGGAGGAAATCAGTGTCTCACTTGCAGATGAAGTCTGGGTCAAACGAGGAGAATCCGTAATGCTGAATCCACAGGTTAATACTTCGGATTTTCCAGTTTCGTACTTATGGTCTCCTCCACTTGGCCTATCCAATCCTCTGGATTCACTTCCGGTTGCGCTACCAGATCAGTCAACGGAATATGTAGTACGGGTAAGTACCCCTGGTGGATGTGAAGCTAAGGACAGCATCATGGTTTCGATTATAGACCGTATATTTCTGCCTGATGCTTTTAGCCCAAATGGTGATGGGATCAACGATGTTTTTATTATTCCGAATGGACAAGTCTTAATCGAAAACATTAAGATTTATAATCGTTGGGGTCAGGTAATTTTCTCAGAGGCCGGCTATACAACACCCTGGGATGGATATTTTAAAAATAAAGTTGTCGAAAATGGAATGTATAACTACATCATTAAGACTTCTGACAATATTTACAAAGGTGCTGTACGTGTAATGTATTGA